The Methanoregula boonei 6A8 genome has a window encoding:
- a CDS encoding GumC domain-containing protein yields the protein MVKHAKIILCLLVLAVLMVPAVSAWSPGQPWTDNSEHIAAMQAYTAYAGELFKAKMDGAIQYIGTLNQSTSTLQNDEQQFLATVSSVQSMSSNDTITQAWGTMTQQVTQFRTDLKTAISAGNGSGSALQAAVNSSVTADQANIQNLDTTYWTDREKSRLDEFSYNDGRRTDLLTNLTAKGIDVSSAQAIESQIQALQPQLKAALDAKDEAQIRQVNSQIDSLCQQLSQAVVNLSWQARESARLAQFTNTTTRMQDRLTNLTARGLDVSDAQTILSQITALQSQLQTALQNHDQSTLSSVNSQLESLDQQYAQALQQITAQARSQLANQTAQNRENRTAGERRTNQSVGGFAPKFG from the coding sequence TTGGTCAAGCATGCCAAGATAATTCTCTGCCTGCTCGTGCTGGCAGTTCTGATGGTTCCCGCCGTAAGTGCATGGAGTCCCGGCCAGCCCTGGACAGACAATTCCGAGCACATCGCCGCAATGCAGGCGTACACGGCCTATGCCGGTGAACTCTTTAAGGCAAAGATGGATGGGGCGATACAGTATATCGGAACGCTCAACCAGTCAACCAGTACGTTGCAGAATGACGAACAGCAGTTTCTAGCAACCGTTTCTTCGGTCCAGTCCATGAGCTCCAATGATACTATAACGCAGGCCTGGGGGACCATGACCCAGCAGGTCACGCAGTTCCGGACGGATCTCAAAACTGCCATTTCCGCGGGCAACGGATCAGGGTCGGCCCTGCAGGCTGCCGTCAATAGTTCGGTGACTGCAGATCAGGCAAACATCCAGAATCTGGATACCACCTACTGGACCGACCGGGAAAAATCCCGTCTGGATGAGTTCAGTTACAATGACGGCCGCAGGACAGACCTCCTGACGAACCTGACGGCAAAGGGGATCGATGTCTCATCGGCCCAGGCTATCGAGTCACAGATACAGGCCCTCCAGCCGCAGCTCAAGGCTGCACTTGATGCAAAAGATGAGGCTCAGATCCGCCAGGTAAACAGCCAGATTGATTCCCTGTGCCAGCAACTTTCCCAGGCCGTGGTCAATCTGTCCTGGCAGGCACGGGAGTCAGCCCGGCTCGCGCAATTTACCAACACAACAACCCGGATGCAGGACAGGTTGACCAATCTTACCGCACGGGGACTGGATGTTTCTGATGCCCAGACCATTCTCTCCCAGATAACAGCGCTCCAGTCCCAGCTCCAGACTGCACTGCAGAACCACGACCAGTCAACGCTCAGCAGCGTGAATTCGCAGCTGGAATCACTTGATCAGCAATATGCCCAGGCTCTCCAGCAGATTACTGCGCAGGCACGGTCACAGCTGGCAAACCAGACTGCACAGAACCGGGAGAACCGGACCGCAGGAGAGCGCAGGACAAACCAGAGCGTCGGGGGTTTTGCCCCGAAATTCGGGTGA
- a CDS encoding DUF5667 domain-containing protein, protein MKPRTVVLLVLLALGLCCAIGPAMADNNSTVWGMPSSGYNQSYARSIGPNSSLYGLQTAFENLDESFTFNQTEKLEKEIQYDNIRIAELEAALAANQSDAANRAMDQYRLDLNRTQRTISWYNTTDSQYAFNGTDLGTGPQQGSYRNSTGTGLPDESHRASSPQPPNAAAMIAAQQQIALHQDILQHLLDVHPDNSALARAYNTSVDAEKRFEDRTLVHFDLERTADHHVIFHPVVLNPVVRNHIATTNSWNQTRNTVTYTGNGQNTDHTTQNWVDQHRQDTSQVNNSNGQYPANNQAYRYRNTSSTGSDNRNTYQNNGRDDQHRFP, encoded by the coding sequence ATGAAACCAAGAACTGTCGTGCTCCTTGTGCTTCTTGCACTGGGGCTATGCTGCGCCATCGGACCTGCCATGGCGGACAACAATAGTACAGTATGGGGAATGCCGTCCTCGGGTTACAATCAGTCTTATGCCCGGTCCATCGGACCGAACAGTTCGCTCTACGGTCTCCAGACCGCATTTGAGAACCTTGATGAGTCCTTTACCTTTAACCAGACCGAAAAACTGGAAAAGGAGATCCAGTATGATAATATCCGTATTGCCGAACTGGAAGCCGCCCTTGCGGCAAACCAGAGCGATGCTGCCAACCGGGCAATGGACCAGTACAGGCTTGACCTGAACCGGACCCAGAGGACAATATCGTGGTACAATACTACCGACTCCCAGTACGCGTTTAACGGGACGGATTTGGGCACTGGTCCTCAGCAGGGGTCTTACCGGAACTCTACCGGTACCGGGCTCCCCGATGAATCGCACCGTGCCAGCTCCCCGCAGCCCCCCAATGCTGCAGCCATGATCGCCGCGCAACAGCAGATCGCCCTGCACCAGGATATCCTGCAGCACCTTCTCGACGTGCATCCCGATAACAGTGCGCTTGCCCGTGCATACAACACAAGCGTTGATGCGGAAAAGAGGTTTGAAGACAGGACGCTGGTCCATTTCGATCTCGAGCGTACTGCGGATCACCACGTCATCTTCCACCCCGTCGTCCTGAACCCTGTTGTTCGGAATCATATCGCCACAACGAACTCCTGGAACCAGACCCGTAACACGGTCACCTACACCGGGAATGGCCAGAATACGGATCATACAACCCAGAACTGGGTTGACCAGCACCGGCAGGACACTTCCCAGGTTAACAACAGCAACGGACAGTATCCCGCAAACAACCAGGCATACCGGTACAGGAACACCAGCTCCACCGGTTCTGACAACCGGAACACCTACCAAAACAATGGCCGGGATGACCAGCACCGGTTCCCGTAA
- a CDS encoding helix-turn-helix transcriptional regulator: MDMLKRYVAITILLLFCILPIAAAATPSDYATTYTITLQPDGSALWTVEYRTPLSTESDIADFQEYSANITSVYLPQLEDLIQHSSSEAATATSRPMSIGNFSGNAVVQTSPTGQFGVVTYTFAWTNFSVPEGGLVAGDSFAGGLYLDKDSALILRYPPGYSVTSADPAPDQQSGNSLTWYGEREFGAGEPQVVLAAPSLPFLPLIALIVAVILVAVAGFAVYRRKRSPREPEAEPDEPGDLSPVLSSADLASLEDRIIGLLKAHGGERFQSEIVRELGLPKSTVSSTLNDLHHQGKIQKIKKGRENLIRLAEEDKDSRPEPDAGFR; this comes from the coding sequence ATGGATATGCTGAAACGGTACGTGGCAATAACGATCCTGCTTCTTTTCTGCATCCTGCCGATTGCAGCAGCTGCCACCCCCTCAGATTATGCCACCACCTATACGATCACGCTGCAGCCGGATGGATCGGCGCTCTGGACCGTGGAGTACCGCACCCCACTTTCCACGGAAAGCGATATTGCCGACTTCCAGGAATACTCGGCAAACATAACCTCCGTGTATCTCCCTCAGCTCGAAGACCTCATACAGCACTCCTCATCAGAGGCTGCAACTGCCACGTCCCGTCCTATGAGCATTGGCAATTTTTCCGGCAATGCGGTAGTCCAGACCTCCCCGACCGGGCAGTTCGGCGTCGTGACGTACACGTTTGCCTGGACAAACTTCTCTGTACCGGAGGGCGGCCTTGTTGCCGGTGATTCCTTTGCCGGGGGACTCTATCTGGACAAGGATTCTGCCCTGATCCTCCGGTACCCGCCCGGTTATTCTGTTACTTCTGCCGACCCGGCCCCTGACCAGCAGTCGGGCAACAGCCTTACCTGGTACGGCGAACGGGAGTTTGGTGCCGGCGAGCCTCAGGTCGTACTTGCGGCCCCTTCTCTCCCGTTCCTTCCGCTGATCGCACTTATTGTCGCTGTAATCCTTGTTGCCGTGGCCGGGTTTGCGGTTTACCGCAGAAAACGCTCTCCCCGGGAACCGGAAGCGGAACCCGATGAACCCGGTGATCTGTCTCCTGTCCTCTCCAGTGCAGATCTTGCAAGCCTTGAAGATCGGATCATTGGCCTCCTCAAAGCACATGGGGGGGAGCGGTTTCAGTCGGAGATCGTCAGGGAACTGGGCCTGCCCAAATCAACCGTGAGCTCTACGCTTAACGATCTCCACCACCAGGGAAAGATCCAAAAAATAAAAAAAGGGCGGGAGAATCTCATCCGTCTTGCCGAAGAGGATAAAGATTCTAGGCCAGAACCGGATGCCGGGTTCCGGTAA